DNA from Quercus lobata isolate SW786 chromosome 1, ValleyOak3.0 Primary Assembly, whole genome shotgun sequence:
CACCAGTTACTGAGGGATACACAAAGTTCCAAACTAAACTTGGCAAGCTCTTCTCGTGTACTTCCTTAGACTCTGAGCCAATTGGCTTAGAACCCCAAAAATAAGGATGGACAACATAAGCACCTAAAACTTTAACACCACAAGGCAAGCTCTCAACCCCAGCTCTCATAGCTATATTATGTACTATATTCCCACCAGCACTATCACCCCCtataaaaattctttcaaagTCACCGCTATTGGTTAACCATGGATCTTTATCGTTACCAGCTGATTGAGAGGCAACCCATTGAAGTGCAGCCCAGCAGTCTTCATAAGCAGCTGGAAGAGGGTGCTCTGGTGCAAGTCTGTACTCAACCGAGACAACGGCTATATTGATTTGGGAGACTAAGTTGCCGAGGTAGCAGTGGTAGAGGCTTGAGAAGGCGGATTCAATGCAAAAGCCACCGCCATGGAAGAAGACCAAGATGGGGAacttttggttttggttgtggGAAGTGAGTTTTGGAAGGTAAAGGCGAGCTGAGATGGAAGGGTCCTCTGAAATGGTTACGTCTTTGGATGAAACTCCAGTTTCTGGATCTTGATCAGGTGATGGTGGAACAATCGGTGTGCCTTCGAGGCGTTCCACTGAGCCGTCCTTGTAGACCCGGATCAAAGGAAGAAGCTCTATGGCTACTTCTTTGGTGGCGGAAGTCATTGCAGCCtttggttgagaaagagagaaaatggatGAATGGAAACTATTATTGCTTGCTTGCCAAGCTTTAATGGTTAAAAGTGGAGGAAAAGGAAGACATAGAAGACCTTTGTGACAAAACTTCAGAATTTGTTCTCATCTGCTTGCCGACAATTATACGAACAAGTTGATAAAGACAAAAcaggaaataaagaaaagcaAGTGGGTCTGCATGACTTCATCAGACCGTCTACTGTCAGTGGATGTGGTTAGCACATCATTATTAGATGAAGTATTAAAATATTAGTACATCATTTCATGACGTTGtatcaatttaaattatttttttgtaggaTCAAATTTGAGGTTTATGCACAGTGATAACAATTATTCAAGCATCTTCAACAGCATAAGTAAACACAAAATCATCTCAATTTTAGAGAGTATGATTACAAAATGATGCTTCAATAGTTTCTCTAAGATGTAAAGAGTAGAGTATAACGGCAAGATGATGCTCCAACATAACTCTTTCCCATTTCCCTTTCAAAAATAACTTCATCTTCAAGTGGAGTTGTGGAAAAGCCATCTGAGATTTCATTGAAGTTTACTCAGAGATATTCTTGTGAACCATGTGCGTGCTGCACATGCAAAAGATTCTACCTCTGCTGAAGTGTCTTGTCCCACTCACAATCCAGGCACATCTTCAGATAGAGTACCGCCGCAAACAGGGATAGAGCTATAATTGGACCTGGGACAGTGCTCccagatatttttttaaaaaaaatttttaatatatataatttattatttttaacaatatatttcaataaaattatactttacttcctcaataatattattaatattttaaaaagctataaaaaaaaaatattaatccatcaacaaaaattaagcccaaaaaataaaaaataaaaactctcacCCTATTCTAACTAGAAGGGAATTTCTATGACAACTTACGGCAAGACACATAcataataaaagggaaaaagaagtgGATTTATAAAAGCCACTAAtaacagaaaaaataataataacttacgGCAGAAGACTTTAGAACAGAGGAGTTGGGCAGTGGCACTGTAGTAGAACAGCAATTGAGCATAAGCAAAGGTAGACCAGTGCACCATGCCTGACGACACCGGCCACCACTAGTCCACCGCAGCAATCAACACCGTCCAGAGGCCCCAAATTAAAGCTGATAACATTTTATCCCTCTCTCATATCTGAATCTCTAATGCTTGGTTAGTTGGTTGATTAACTTAGATTTAATCATATGTTTTGACAGTGTTgtgaagaaaattaaaagagaggCAGAGTTGAGAAACTCCACCAcatctgaaaataaaaaataaaaaataaaaataaaaaagagtcaAAGAGCAAGAGGTAGACTCTAACTCCGTCTTTGGACTTTCACTTTCAATCTTTTATAAGGccaaagttattttattttaattttttataataaatgatGGTCAGGTGGCTCTGGGTTATTGACTAACAACTGTGAACCATGTAAAACAACACAATGGCCATGTGATGTTCTGACAGTTCTGTGCATTTTAGTGTAGATTTGTAGTTTGGTTTGATagtgtttttgttatttaacgtcttttaaaaaattaaaaagagttttgacgaaaacactattttgttctttatattttagaGTTATagtcaatttaatatatattatttttaatttataataaatttggtCTTTACCGTTaactttttaatagaaaatgtCTACATATCACATAGTGTGTGACAGTAGACGCACAAGATGCTAACGTGGCTAAAAAGTAATGTTTAAAAAATGTCACCTCAgcattaaattgaaaaaaaaatcttaatttaaaaataagaaaaaaaaacgtGGAACATTGCCAGATTTTCCCGAATTTTCTTTag
Protein-coding regions in this window:
- the LOC115992780 gene encoding 2-hydroxyisoflavanone dehydratase-like; amino-acid sequence: MTSATKEVAIELLPLIRVYKDGSVERLEGTPIVPPSPDQDPETGVSSKDVTISEDPSISARLYLPKLTSHNQNQKFPILVFFHGGGFCIESAFSSLYHCYLGNLVSQINIAVVSVEYRLAPEHPLPAAYEDCWAALQWVASQSAGNDKDPWLTNSGDFERIFIGGDSAGGNIVHNIAMRAGVESLPCGVKVLGAYVVHPYFWGSKPIGSESKEVHEKSLPSLVWNFVYPSVTGGVDNPMINPEGPGAPSLAGLGCDRLLVCVAGKDLLRDRGVWYVDMVRKSGWKGEIELFEVEGEDHVFHIFNIETENAKAMAKRLASFIFK